AAATAGTCGCCCTATTTCGTTCAGGACCCATCGCATAGAGTGGTAGAGCGTCTGATCAAAGACCCCCAATGTCCAAGTAGCTATTAAGGTCAGTAGTCTTCTTGGGTTTGTCGTCCGGTATACTTGATCACCGGTCTGATGGTCGCCAAGGGTCTCAGGGCTTGCCGGGATCTCAGATACAAGAGAATGCTAAGAACTACTTACACAAAAGATTCTCTTGCATAATCGAGCCTGGCGAGGCAGTTGTCTTTGCCTACCGGTTGCTGAGGATCAGGACCCAGGGCATCAAAGTGGAAAAGGTTGTATACGAGAGACTTACCCTGAAGCCCTTTTGTCGCCTGAGAATGGTGCTGAAGACAATAAGGAGAAGGAATTCACAATACAATACTGGTATACAAATGTGACATGCTGGTGGATATGCAAGGGAGACGGATCAAATTGTCTAGAGCATTCATCTGCAAACCTTGCCTTTTCAATCAATGACTTATCTTCACTTCCATGGTGTATTTACAGTCCATTCACCTCAGTCATTTACTTCGCTGGATACCATTAGCACGCAAATAATTTGCTCTCTCTTCCCATTTTCTCCTTCTACTTGCCTTTGTTTTATATGATTTCTTTAGATTCTTCCCTTGTGTCAGCTGGATTGGAGTCTGCAATAGTTATAGCTCTTGCCTCTTGCATCATACACCATGCAAatgggcaaaaaaaaaaaaaaaaactcgCGTACTTCATTCTCTGCGAATCCAAGTGTTCGGCTCTCATTAACGGCAAGACGAAGACCAAGGCGAATTTGCGATCCGAAAAGAGCCGGCATTATATTTTCCAGTCTGTTGAGACCCTTTTTGTTAACCCGCGAACCGTTCCTGGAGCAAATTGATACCCTCATCCGTCCAGCCCACGTGCAAAGAGCCATGAGAATGAAAAGAATCCCCGGACTACGCAAGTCTGTGTATCTCATGGTCGGATTGGAAATTGGAAAAGGGGTAACAGTGCAGAAGAACAGAAAGGTAGATTTCTCAGTCGAAGCTAAGACATCGGCGAAGGTACCTTTTCCTGTTGCTGAGGCTGGAGCAAAGGGAGTCCAGCACGCAAACAGATGCCCAAACAATTCAAAGACTTTCGAGGAAGACGTTATTTTTGGATATCAGTTGTTCAAAACTGAGGTACAGGGCTTCGAAAAAGAGGTTGTGGTGACCGAGTTCAGCCAACCCTCCGGAGGGGTGATCCAGTGACGATCATTCTCCATCGCAGCATACGCCATCCGATTGAGCCCATTATAATTATTTCAGAATTGTTACATCCACCGTGAAGCCCTCAAAGCTGCTCGTATCTGTGCTAACAAGTAAGCAAACAGTGAATCCGAATATAATGAGATGGACATCTGGCTAACAAACACAGGTACCTTGTAGTTTGCGCCGAGGTAGAATGTATTGAGATCTAATTGTAGAACTGCTCTCTAGTGACTTGCGACTTAGAATATAACCTATCACACGGCATCGCAACATTTGTTCACCATTGGCAGCACATTGTCATCCAGCTTGATCCTCGCACAGTAATTTGCCGTGGTTTTATTTGCCATCGTGCGGTAAAGATCATAGCCAAATTAAAGGCTTTTACACCTTGCTCGAAACGAATTGTGGACAAGTCGACTAGAAGAGGAGGTTGGGTTCTCGATTTGTTGAGTGCTAGAGATTCGCCAGATGGGGAAAGAGGCAAATATAAGTCTGCAGATTATTCTCTTTGGAGTAGATTCAGCCACCTGAGTGAAACAAATACTTGAGCTGCTGAAAACTCACACTGTGGAAGAACTCGACCTATCTCAGAGGCTTCTGGATCAAATGCATTTCTCTTTCCAGCAAACCATGCTCCTCCTCAGCAAGTGACAGCTCGTTTCCCAGTTCACGAAGTTTGTGGTCGTCTTTGACCATTCCTGCTTTGACCGCGTCGCGTCCAAGACCGGACTTTGCGAATTCCAGCGACGGGCCTGGCATTGTAGCGACTTAGAACTAACTTGCGGTTGGAGGTACCCAGAGCCTCAGACGAAAGACGAAAAGGAGGTATAACAGCGCTCGGAGGAGCAGGAGTATCGAGATAGATATAACGAAGTAGACGTATTGGCGGAGGGATTGAGGAATGAACGTTACCGCTGGTTGGAAGTGTTCTGTCGTTGTACCAAGTCTGCAGGGAAAAATATTGTTCTGGACCGGAGTTGTACAATAGGTTGAGGTTGTTATGGGGATGCGTCCAAATGGGAAGCGAGCCTAGAGCACATCTACCAAACTTCTTTACGCTCTTCACATATCAGTGCCAGCTCACGAACATACCATTGTTCAACTTCTTTTTTCGGATCCTTTTTTGCCTCGATCAGCCATGGATTTATTGCTCCTACTCGCATCACCCTTGATGCCAACGCAATTGGGACCAATTGCAACACCAACGCTACTATTACAGATTGAGCCTGGTATAAAAATAGTCACCTATTATGACTTACGTTCTTCGTTTGGCTTGACATTGACACATCTATATTCAAAACCACCAGTGTCCTTATGCGCCTACCCGCCCAGTTTCTTAGTCTATCCATTCTATGGCTCTTCTATATATCCTCCGTCATCTTATTCAATAACAAGCCAAGATATCTTATTCATCAATAGGTGGGCGCCACGTCCGTCCCATCCATTGCAGGAAGAGGGTAGGAATTACGCTGACCCCGACCATCAAAGCAACACCAACGCCAGAGCTCGCAGCCACACCGACAGTCTCAAACATTGGCGGAAACCTAGACCAGCGTCCGTTAGCAAGCGACAAATGAAAAAcccttccttttcctcatcctcttcgttcCCTCGTTGACGACTTCACAAACGACTTACCAAAACGGACCAAGAAAACCCCAAATCTGACGAACGAACGTGATAACTACACCTATGCTAGCGGCTTCTTTGGAATAACAATCCACTGCATACGTGATAAGGACGGTGGTGATAATCTGGTTGCCAGCAGCACCAAGGGCGATACCAATAACCGGTGCAATATTCCAGTGGCCCTGTTTGGCCTTCTCCGTGCATACGAGGAAAACAATAATACCAACAATGGACAGGGTATAGCCCAAGTAACTGAGCCAAAGGCGGAACTCGGGCTCCGGCTTGCGCTGGGTCTTTTTCTGGCGCATATTCATCCACAAGTCGGACATGGTGCCGCCTATCTGCTCGCCAATGAAGGAACCAATGATCGGGCCTAGGAATTGGAGGCCCAGCTGTTCTGAATCGAGTTCGAATTTCTGTTGCAGTAGCTCAGGTACTTCGACGGTTGCTAGCACGTTGCTGAGGCAGAAGATCATCGCGTATGCAGCGGCCGGAATAATCACGCAGGGGTACATGACCATAGTGAGGGGTTTCACGAACTCGAACCATGTGAACGGGGTCGGGTCTATCCGTCGGATGTACAGATACTCGCGCTTCCAGCTTGGCTCATTGGGGTCGTTGGAGCTACCTATGTAACGAGTTTCGGGTCCGAGGAAGAGGTACAGGATGAATTGGCCACCATTGATCTAATCACAATTTTGTCAGTCAATGGTCATTAAATCAAAGAATGAACTAACAATTGCCAGAACCCAATAAATCCACACATATCCTGCCCGTTGTGTAACAAACCCGAAGATGAACGGACCGCTCGGGATACCCAAGGTAACCAGTAACGTCCAGACACCCATGTATTTCGCACGTTCGTTCTTGAAATATGTTTCCATCACAACTGCGCTTCCGATTGCTATATGAATGCATCAGCTGTTTCCTCCGCAACGTACCTTCGTGATCCTGGTCTTACCGGATGCAGGAGAGATGAAAAACGCCTGAAGAGCTCTACAAGCAGCTGTGGAGGCATAATCGGTACTCTTCGCGCAACCCACGTTGCAAACAAGACTGCATATCAAGGAAATGAGGAAAATAGGGCGACGACCATATCGGTTCGACAAGGGCTTCCAGAACAATGGCGCACCTCCGAGAATGGCGATCTGGAGGGAGGTCAGGTAACTGGCTTTTTGCACGGTAACCCCATATTCTTCCGAGATGCTGTCTCCAGTCAGCAATGAGCGCATATGCGTATATCGTATAATTCAATGGGAAAAACCCCATACATTTTATATGCAGGGATGATACCCGCCGCGGCGAATGTCCCCATTAAAGCATGGAATGCTACCAATATCAGGTTTGCAAGTTTCTAGAATGCAAATGGATCACAGTCAGCAAACTGTTTGCACAGAAGCATTCCTCTCATGGGGCTCAGACCTTCCACCCAGGCCAATTGTATGGATCGGCAACGTCCATGCTAGGAATGGGATCAAGCTCTAATGTCCCATGGCGTTCCATGAGATAGTCGCGATGTGCCTTAGAGATGCGCGAGGACACTACATCTGCATATGTGGTGGGGATTCCAGTCTCTGTGCTCTCTACAAAG
This Aspergillus chevalieri M1 DNA, chromosome 3, nearly complete sequence DNA region includes the following protein-coding sequences:
- a CDS encoding uncharacterized protein (COG:G;~EggNog:ENOG410PHMC;~InterPro:IPR020846,IPR011701,IPR036259;~PFAM:PF07690;~TransMembrane:12 (i88-111o123-141i153-172o184-204i211-233o239-260i305-327o347-369i390-409o421-446i453-475o481-506i);~go_function: GO:0022857 - transmembrane transporter activity [Evidence IEA];~go_process: GO:0055085 - transmembrane transport [Evidence IEA]), producing MTASMEMQGRRRDDVQEPSDPVKSDEVFVESTETGIPTTYADVVSSRISKAHRDYLMERHGTLELDPIPSMDVADPYNWPGWKKLANLILVAFHALMGTFAAAGIIPAYKIISEEYGVTVQKASYLTSLQIAILGGAPLFWKPLSNRYGRRPIFLISLICSLVCNVGCAKSTDYASTAACRALQAFFISPASAIGSAVVMETYFKNERAKYMGVWTLLVTLGIPSGPFIFGFVTQRAGYVWIYWVLAIINGGQFILYLFLGPETRYIGSSNDPNEPSWKREYLYIRRIDPTPFTWFEFVKPLTMVMYPCVIIPAAAYAMIFCLSNVLATVEVPELLQQKFELDSEQLGLQFLGPIIGSFIGEQIGGTMSDLWMNMRQKKTQRKPEPEFRLWLSYLGYTLSIVGIIVFLVCTEKAKQGHWNIAPVIGIALGAAGNQIITTVLITYAVDCYSKEAASIGVVITFVRQIWGFLGPFWFPPMFETVGVAASSGVGVALMVGVSVIPTLFLQWMGRTWRPPIDE